The window TCCCACTCCGTGACCGCGTACGCCGACGGGAACGACCGGTCACACCGCATCCCCGACGGCGCCGACGCCTGGGACTCCGGACTGAAGGAGGGTGGCACCACCTGGGAGCGGACCTTCGAGACGACGGGCGTCCACAACTACTTCTGCAAACCGCACGAGGGACTCGGGATGGTCGGCATCGTCGTGGTCGGCGAGGTCGCCGACGGCCCGGGGACGACCCAGCCCTCGGAGCTGTCGGGGAAGGCGGCCACCCACCTCTCGATGCAGCTCGAGAACGCCGGCATCGGCGGTGGCAACGGCGGCGATGGCGGTGGCCAGCAGTACGGCTGGCAGCAGGCGACCACCGACTCGTACTGGTACTCGCTGTACAACATGTCGACCAACATCGCCATGAGCGGGAACGGGGTGCGGTTCCCCCACAACGAGCAGCAGCGCGAGGCGCTCAACAAGCGCCTGCCCGCCATCCTCCAGGCCGCGGGTGCCGACAAGCCGCCGGTCAAGAACCCCTGGCTGAACATGGCGCCGTTCACGGAGGGCTCCCCGAAGTTCACCCAGAAGCCGGTGCTCTCCGGCGACGACGGCCGGCCGGACGCTTCGACGCTGCGCTGGGACAAGGCCGAATCCTCGAAGACGGTCTCCCCGTCCTCGGTCGGGTGGACCCACCTGAAGGGGATTACGTGGGCCAAGAACTTCGAGGAGCACAGGGACATCCTGCCCGGTTCGATGAAGCCGCTCGTGCGGGCACAGGTGCTGACCACGCTCGCCCAGATCGGGACGAACGCGACCCTCATCGCTGGCGGCCCGGCGGGCAACGGGGCGCTCACGAAGGGCGACTCGCTCGAGCTCGTCTCCGGCTTCGAGCCCGGGTCCGGCGAGGTGACCGACGACACCACCCGCATCAAGCACCACACGTCGATGCTGTGGTTCCTCGCGGACCTGCACAGCCTCGCGGCCAACGAGTGGTTCGGCTACGTCAACCCGGAGCCGCTCGTCCCGCTGCAGGGCATCCGCAAGTTGATGAACGGGATGTTCAAGACGACGAGCCAGGCGTTCGACCCGGAGACGGCCGCCCAGGCCGGCAGCCCGCGTGACCTGGGGCTGCTGCTGGGCGGGGTCGGCTGGTTCGGCTCGCAGGCCGAGGGCGAGATGGCGTCGAACGCCGCCACCTATGCCAACGGCATCGCCGCCCAACTGGAGGGCAGTATCGAAGCCAGCGGCCAGGTCAGCGCCGAGATCGACAACCAGGCTGCCGCACAGGGCGCGGTCGGCCAGGGGCTCGCCTGGGCCTCGCAGCTCGACGGCGTCGACCACCTCGGCACCGCGCGGGACACGCTGGGGTACATGCGCGACGAACTGTTCGACGCCGACAGCGGGCTCTACCGGGCCGGCGCCGGCTCCACCCAGACCTACACCGCCCGTGACGTGGGCGACATCACGGGCGGCGTCAACGCCGCGAACGCGGTGCTCGGGCTCGGCAGCGTGAAGGAGCAGTACGCGCAGTTCTTCGACCAGTGTGTCAACCGCGGCCGCCTCCAGCGCGCCGAGCGGCCGCCGTCCCGCAATCAGGACGCCGAGTACACCCTGCCGCTCCCGCCGACGGCCGGCGGCGAGTTCGGGCAGGCCGCCGTCTACAACGGCGAGGTCGAGTACGACGCCGATACCGACTCGTGGTCGGTCACCGACGAACGGTTCTACACCGCGGAGGCGCTCTACCTCGCCAACCAGGAAATCTGGTTGTCGAACTGGGGCGGCGACTTCTACGGTGGGAGTGGCGTCCCCGGGCAGACCGACGAGCCGCCGAACTGATACGGGCGCCCCCGGGCACACGGCCGCGGTGCAGCCAAGGCCGTGGAACCCGTCCGGACCGTGGTTGCTCCGGCCCACCGTCGAGTCCCCGGTCCCGTCGCCGGACGCTCCCCGTCGCGGGCCTCGAACGCGTGGCTGGGGTCCGCGAATGCCCGGGGTGGCATCCCGCGGGCGGACATCGGTGACCCGCACCTCCCCCGCCACGTGGCAGCGGCCGATGAACGCGCCCGTGTATGCATCCCCCCTGCACGAGAGCGGTTACTTATAGTAATCCTCGTGCCTCCTCACGGGCAGGTGAGTACCGACGACTGATGGACGCGGATACGCTACACGAGCGCACACTCCGGCCCCGGACGCTGGGTCGGAACCTCCGGGACGCGCTCGCGGACCTGTTCTCCCAGGAGTTCTCCTTCTCGACGGGACATCTGACGGCGCTGCTGGGCGGCTGTCTGTTCGCCCCGTCGCTGTTGACCTTCTGGTTCATCAACGGGCTGCTGGACTTCTCGACCGCGGTCGCGCTGGGGACGGTCGCGTCGGCGGCGGGCCTGCAGGTCCGGCTGCTGGCCTACCTGCTGCTCGTCCCGACTTTCCTCCTGCTGCGTATCGGGGTCCACCTCGCGCACCCGGGCCACCGGAAGCAGGTGCTGGCCGGCTCCTGCCCCCGGACGGACGTACTGAGCCTGGACTGGTTCAGCGTCGGCATCCTCGCGACCGGGCTGCCGCTGTCACTGCAGTCGCTCGGCCCCTGGGTCGTCATGAACGCGGTGTTGCTGGTCGGCGTGTTGCTCGTCCCCCAGGTCACCAGCGGCCGGGTGGCCGTCGGGAGCAAGGTCGTCGCCATCGTCGTCGCCCCGGCGCTGTTCTTCTACGCCAGGTACGGAGCGATGGTGTCGGTGCTCCCGGAGCCGGCAGCCTTCCTCGGGCCGGTCGCCACGACCACGCTCTCGGACGGCACGACGGCACAGCTGATGGAACTGGCGAACAGCCTGCTCGTCGGGCCGCTCCTGGTCGCGGGCTTCGCCCTGCTGATGAACTACCTCCTCACCCATCCGGAGGTCCGTGACATCCCCGTGGTCCAGCACAGCCTGCCGAATCGGGACCCCATCCGGGTCGTGGGCCTGAGCGCCGCGCTGGGGACGGTCTTCTACCTCCTCGTGGTCGCGGGTGCGTCCGGCGGGCTCGTCGTCGTGCCCTGAGTACGGGACCGGAGTCGAGAAAGAGCGCCTGGGTGCTCTCCGCCGCTACGGGAAACTATCGCGTACCGGATAACCGACGCACACCCGACCCGGATTTATTACCGAACCACCCGCCGGACCGGGTATGAGCACGTTCGTGGTGGTCGGCGGGGACGCCGCCGGCATGTCAGCAGCGAGCAAGGCCAAGCGCGACGACCCCGACCTCGACGTGGTGGTGTTCGAGAAGGGCGAGTGGGTCTCCTACGGGGCCTGCGGGCTCCCGTACTACATCAAGGGCGAGATTCAGTCGCTGGAGAGCCTCGTCTCTGTGACGCCGGAGGAGTTCTGCGAGGAACGAGGCATCGACCTGCGGACGGGTCACGAGGTCGTCGGCATCGACCCCGACGAACGGACCGTGACCGCACGCGGCGAGGACGGCGAGGTCGTCCAGCCGTACGATGCGCTGCTGCTGGCGACCGGCGCGGCGGCCGTCACCCCGCCCATCGACGGGCTGGAGCGCGAGGGCGTCTTCACACTCGGGTCGATGTCCGACGGCGCGGACCTCCGGGAGTACGTCTCCCGGGCCCGCTCGGAGGACGACCTCATGCAGCCCGACCGGGGGCCAGCCTGCCAGTTCCTCGAGACCTGCCGCGGCCCAGTGGGGGTGGTCGGCGGCGGCTACATCGGGGTAGAGATGGCCGAGGCACTCGCGGCCAACGACTTCGAGGTCCACCTGTTCCAGCGCGGCGACCGCATCCTGAAGTCGTTCAGCGAGGCGACGAGCGAGAGCGTCCTCGACCACCTCGGCGAGCAAGACGTGCGGGTCCACCTCGGCGCCTCCGTCGAGGAACTCGCCGGCGGTGACCGCGTCGAGACGGTCGTCACCACGGAGGACCGGGTGCCCGTCGACATGGTCCTGGTCGGCACCGGCGTCGACCCGCGGACCGACCTCGCGGAGGACGCTGGCGTCGAACTCGGGGAGACGGGCGCCATCACGACCGACGCGTACCGGGAGACGAACCTGTCGGACGTGTACGCGGCCGGCGACTGCGCGGAGGCGACCCACGTCGTCACCGGAGAACCGGCGTACGTCCCGCTGGCGCTGACCGCCAACCGCCACGGCCGGGCCATCGGGCAGACGGTCGCCGGCTCCCCGACGGAGGGCGGCGGCGTCGCGGGGACGGCCGCCATCAAGGCGTTCGAGGTCGAGGCCGCGCGGACCGGCGTGCTCGACCACGAGGAGGCCCGCGAGGCCGGGTTCGAGCCGCTTACCGACACCATCACCGCGAAATCACGGGCCGGCTACTACCCGGAGGGCGGCACCGTGCAGGTGACACTGACCATCGATAAACCGTCCGGGCGCGTGCTGGGCGGGAGCCTCGTCTCCGAGTACGGGGAGGGCGCGGTCCACCGGAGCCATGCGCTGGTCGGCGCTGTCACCGAGGGTGTCGCCGTCGACGAACTGTCGAACTACGACCTCGCGTATGCACCCCCGTTCAACACCACCTGGGACCCCGTACTCACGGCAGCGAAGGTGGTTGGCGGGCAGCGGTAGGTCGGACACTCCACCCTGGTCCCGGCTCCGTCGTGAGGTCTCGTCGACCGCGACCCGTGACGGCTCCGCGGTCGGCATCCTCGCGGTCGCGATGCCGACGGGCTCCCGACACCGCGGACGGGCCTGTCGCTCGCTCGGAAGTGTCGATAAAACGGCCGTTTGGCCCTCCAGAAAGGGTTTGCCTACACGACTGCGAGCGGTGCCCGTATGCGACGACGCGCCCTCCTTGCCGGCTTCGCAGCCGGAATCGGTGGACTCGCGGGCTGTAGCGAAGTGATCGGAAACCGGACGGGCTCCCCGAACGATGCGGGCGAACAGCCGACCGCCTCTCCGACGCCCTCTCCCACGGGGACGTCAGACCCGGGCCAGAACCCCGACGACTGGGACCTCGGTGCGGCGAGTCTCGTGGACCTGGAGA of the Haloglomus salinum genome contains:
- a CDS encoding plastocyanin/azurin family copper-binding protein, encoding MTDRRARRRDLLRWGGLATAAALAGCSGSQNTGDGDDPTDTATGTPSPAASSGGPPGADVLGSEGSLQSSATVRAGVLDSDQGAGKFVFTPAVVFVEQGATVTWEMEGASHSVTAYADGNDRSHRIPDGADAWDSGLKEGGTTWERTFETTGVHNYFCKPHEGLGMVGIVVVGEVADGPGTTQPSELSGKAATHLSMQLENAGIGGGNGGDGGGQQYGWQQATTDSYWYSLYNMSTNIAMSGNGVRFPHNEQQREALNKRLPAILQAAGADKPPVKNPWLNMAPFTEGSPKFTQKPVLSGDDGRPDASTLRWDKAESSKTVSPSSVGWTHLKGITWAKNFEEHRDILPGSMKPLVRAQVLTTLAQIGTNATLIAGGPAGNGALTKGDSLELVSGFEPGSGEVTDDTTRIKHHTSMLWFLADLHSLAANEWFGYVNPEPLVPLQGIRKLMNGMFKTTSQAFDPETAAQAGSPRDLGLLLGGVGWFGSQAEGEMASNAATYANGIAAQLEGSIEASGQVSAEIDNQAAAQGAVGQGLAWASQLDGVDHLGTARDTLGYMRDELFDADSGLYRAGAGSTQTYTARDVGDITGGVNAANAVLGLGSVKEQYAQFFDQCVNRGRLQRAERPPSRNQDAEYTLPLPPTAGGEFGQAAVYNGEVEYDADTDSWSVTDERFYTAEALYLANQEIWLSNWGGDFYGGSGVPGQTDEPPN
- a CDS encoding FAD-dependent oxidoreductase, with amino-acid sequence MSTFVVVGGDAAGMSAASKAKRDDPDLDVVVFEKGEWVSYGACGLPYYIKGEIQSLESLVSVTPEEFCEERGIDLRTGHEVVGIDPDERTVTARGEDGEVVQPYDALLLATGAAAVTPPIDGLEREGVFTLGSMSDGADLREYVSRARSEDDLMQPDRGPACQFLETCRGPVGVVGGGYIGVEMAEALAANDFEVHLFQRGDRILKSFSEATSESVLDHLGEQDVRVHLGASVEELAGGDRVETVVTTEDRVPVDMVLVGTGVDPRTDLAEDAGVELGETGAITTDAYRETNLSDVYAAGDCAEATHVVTGEPAYVPLALTANRHGRAIGQTVAGSPTEGGGVAGTAAIKAFEVEAARTGVLDHEEAREAGFEPLTDTITAKSRAGYYPEGGTVQVTLTIDKPSGRVLGGSLVSEYGEGAVHRSHALVGAVTEGVAVDELSNYDLAYAPPFNTTWDPVLTAAKVVGGQR